In Enterobacter cloacae, the following are encoded in one genomic region:
- the leuD gene encoding 3-isopropylmalate dehydratase small subunit, which produces MAEKFTQHTGLVVPLDAANVDTDAIIPKQFLQKVTRTGFGAHLFNDWRFLDDKGEVPNPEFVLNFPEYKGASILLARENFGCGSSREHAPWALTDYGFKVVIAPSFADIFYGNSFNNQLLPVTLSDEQVDELFALVKANPGIAFEVDLEAEVVKAGEKTYSFSIDAFRRHCMLNGLDSIGLTLQHEDAIAAYEHKQPAFMN; this is translated from the coding sequence ATGGCAGAGAAATTTACCCAACATACGGGTCTGGTTGTCCCACTGGATGCAGCCAACGTCGATACCGATGCGATCATTCCTAAGCAGTTTTTGCAGAAAGTCACCCGCACCGGTTTTGGCGCGCACCTGTTTAACGACTGGCGTTTCCTGGATGACAAAGGCGAAGTCCCTAACCCGGAATTCGTCCTGAACTTCCCGGAATACAAAGGTGCATCGATTCTGCTGGCGCGGGAAAACTTTGGCTGTGGCTCTTCCCGTGAACATGCGCCCTGGGCACTGACCGACTACGGCTTTAAAGTGGTTATTGCCCCGAGCTTTGCCGATATCTTCTACGGCAACAGCTTCAACAACCAGCTGCTGCCGGTGACGCTGAGCGACGAGCAGGTAGACGAGCTGTTCGCTCTGGTTAAGGCTAATCCCGGTATTGCGTTTGAAGTGGATCTGGAAGCAGAAGTGGTCAAGGCGGGTGAGAAGACCTACAGCTTCAGTATTGATGCATTCCGTCGTCACTGCATGTTAAACGGTCTGGACAGCATTGGTCTGACGCTGCAACACGAAGATGCCATTGCCGCATACGAACATAAACAACCTGCGTTTATGAATTAA
- the leuC gene encoding 3-isopropylmalate dehydratase large subunit: MAKTLYEKLFDAHVVYEAPNETPLLYIDRHLVHEVTSPQAFDGLRAHKRPVRQPGKTFATMDHNVSTQTKDINASGEMARIQMQELIKNCNEFGVELYDLNHPYQGIVHVMGPEQGITLPGMTIVCGDSHTATHGAFGALAFGIGTSEVEHVLATQTLKQGRAKTMKIEVKGKAAPGITAKDIVLAIIGKTGSAGGTGHVVEFCGEAIQALSMEGRMTLCNMAIEMGAKAGLVAPDETTFNYVKGRLHAPKDQNYVDAVEYWKTLKTDDGATFDTVVTLQAEEIAPQVTWGTNPGQVISVNDTIPDPASFTDPVERASAEKALAYMGLKPGVPVTDVTIDKVFIGSCTNSRIEDLRAAAEIAKGRKVAPGVQALVVPGSGPVKAQAEAEGLDKIFIEAGFEWRLPGCSMCLAMNNDRLNPGERCASTSNRNFEGRQGRGGRTHLVSPAMAAAAAVTGHFADIRSLK; the protein is encoded by the coding sequence ATGGCGAAGACGTTATATGAAAAATTGTTTGATGCGCACGTTGTCTACGAGGCACCAAACGAAACCCCGCTGCTGTACATCGACAGGCATCTGGTGCATGAAGTGACCTCCCCACAGGCATTTGACGGACTGCGTGCGCACAAGCGCCCGGTACGTCAGCCGGGTAAAACCTTCGCGACAATGGATCACAACGTCTCCACCCAGACCAAAGATATCAATGCGTCGGGTGAGATGGCACGTATCCAGATGCAGGAACTGATTAAGAACTGCAACGAGTTTGGCGTTGAACTGTACGACCTGAACCATCCGTACCAGGGCATCGTCCACGTGATGGGGCCAGAACAGGGCATTACCCTGCCGGGTATGACCATCGTCTGTGGTGACTCCCATACCGCGACACACGGTGCATTTGGCGCACTGGCGTTCGGTATTGGTACATCTGAAGTTGAACATGTTCTGGCAACGCAAACCCTGAAACAGGGTCGTGCCAAAACCATGAAGATTGAAGTGAAGGGCAAAGCCGCCCCGGGCATCACCGCCAAAGACATTGTGCTGGCCATCATCGGTAAAACAGGTAGCGCAGGTGGTACTGGCCACGTGGTGGAATTCTGCGGTGAAGCTATCCAGGCGCTGAGCATGGAAGGTCGTATGACCCTGTGCAACATGGCCATTGAAATGGGGGCCAAAGCAGGCCTGGTCGCGCCAGACGAAACGACCTTTAACTATGTGAAAGGGCGTTTGCACGCACCAAAAGACCAGAATTACGTCGATGCCGTTGAATACTGGAAAACCCTGAAAACCGACGACGGTGCAACCTTTGATACCGTTGTTACCCTGCAGGCGGAAGAGATTGCCCCACAGGTTACCTGGGGAACGAACCCAGGCCAGGTCATTTCCGTGAATGACACCATCCCTGACCCGGCCTCTTTCACCGATCCGGTCGAACGCGCCAGCGCAGAAAAAGCACTGGCCTATATGGGACTGAAACCGGGCGTGCCAGTGACCGATGTGACCATTGATAAAGTGTTTATCGGCTCTTGCACCAACTCACGCATTGAAGATTTACGCGCTGCGGCAGAGATTGCCAAAGGCCGCAAAGTCGCTCCGGGCGTGCAGGCGCTGGTCGTGCCTGGCTCCGGCCCTGTGAAAGCGCAGGCGGAAGCAGAAGGCCTGGACAAGATCTTTATCGAAGCGGGCTTCGAGTGGCGCTTGCCTGGCTGCTCCATGTGTCTGGCGATGAACAATGACCGCCTGAACCCGGGCGAGCGTTGTGCCTCCACCAGCAACCGTAACTTTGAAGGCCGTCAGGGCCGCGGTGGGCGTACCCATCTGGTCAGCCCGGCAATGGCCGCTGCGGCGGCAGTCACCGGCCACTTCGCCGATATTCGCAGCCTGAAATAA
- the leuB gene encoding 3-isopropylmalate dehydrogenase: MSKNYHIAVLPGDGIGPEVMAQALKVLEAVRSRFAMKITTSHYDVGGIAIDNHGTPLPKATVEGCENADAVLFGSVGGPKWEHLPPAEQPERGALLPLRKHFKLFSNLRPAKLYQGLEEFCPLRADIAANGFDILCVRELTGGIYFGQPKGREGSGQHEKAFDTEVYHRFEIERIAHIAFESARKRRHKVTSIDKANVLQSSILWREIVSEIAKEYPDVELTHMYIDNATMQLIKDPSQFDVLLCSNLFGDILSDECAMITGSMGMLPSASLNEEGFGLYEPAGGSAPDIAGKNIANPIAQILSLALLLRYSLDAGDAAAAIESAVNRALEEGVRTGDLARGAAAVSTDEMGDIIARYVAEGV; this comes from the coding sequence ATGTCGAAGAATTACCATATTGCTGTGTTGCCGGGTGACGGTATTGGCCCGGAAGTGATGGCACAGGCGCTGAAAGTACTGGAAGCCGTTCGTTCGCGTTTTGCGATGAAAATTACCACCAGCCACTACGACGTGGGCGGTATTGCTATCGACAATCACGGTACGCCGCTGCCAAAAGCGACCGTCGAAGGCTGCGAAAATGCCGACGCCGTCCTGTTTGGTTCCGTGGGAGGCCCGAAATGGGAACATCTGCCTCCCGCAGAGCAACCTGAGCGCGGCGCGCTGTTGCCACTGCGTAAGCATTTCAAACTGTTCAGCAACCTGCGTCCGGCAAAGCTGTACCAGGGTCTGGAAGAGTTCTGCCCGCTGCGCGCGGATATCGCGGCCAATGGCTTCGACATTCTGTGCGTACGTGAACTGACCGGCGGTATCTATTTTGGCCAACCAAAAGGCCGTGAAGGCAGCGGACAGCATGAGAAAGCCTTTGATACCGAGGTGTATCACCGTTTTGAAATTGAACGCATTGCCCATATCGCGTTTGAGTCTGCACGTAAACGCCGTCATAAAGTGACGTCTATCGATAAAGCGAACGTTCTGCAGTCTTCCATTTTGTGGCGTGAGATTGTCAGTGAAATCGCCAAAGAGTATCCGGACGTTGAGCTGACGCATATGTACATTGATAACGCGACCATGCAGCTGATTAAAGATCCGTCCCAGTTTGACGTGCTGCTGTGCTCCAACCTGTTCGGCGACATCCTGTCGGACGAGTGCGCGATGATCACCGGCTCAATGGGCATGTTGCCTTCCGCCAGCCTGAATGAAGAAGGGTTTGGCCTGTATGAACCTGCGGGCGGCTCTGCTCCGGATATTGCCGGCAAAAATATCGCCAACCCGATTGCGCAGATCCTCTCTCTGGCCCTGCTGCTGCGCTACAGCCTTGATGCAGGCGATGCAGCCGCTGCTATTGAAAGCGCCGTGAATCGTGCGTTAGAAGAAGGTGTCCGTACCGGTGATTTAGCACGCGGCGCGGCAGCAGTCAGTACCGATGAAATGGGCGATATCATTGCCCGCTATGTTGCTGAAGGGGTGTAA
- the leuA gene encoding 2-isopropylmalate synthase, which produces MSQQVIIFDTTLRDGEQALQASLSVKEKLQIALALERMGVDVMEVGFPVSSPGDFESVQTIARTIKNSRVCALARCVEKDIDVAAESLKVAEAFRIHTFIATSPMHIATKLRSTLDEVIERAIYMVKRARNYTDDVEFSCEDAGRTPIDDLARVVEAAINAGAKTINIPDTVGYTMPFEFSNIITGLYERVPNIDKAIISVHTHDDLGLAVGNAIAAVHAGARQVEGAMNGIGERAGNCALEEVIMAIKVRKDIMNVHTRINHNEIWRTSQTVSQICNMPVPANKAIVGTGAFAHSSGIHQDGVLKNRENYEIMTPESIGLNQVQLNLTSRSGRAAVKHRMEEMGYKDSDYNMDQLYDAFLKLADKKGQVFDYDLEALAFINKQQEEPEHFRLDYFSVQSGSSDIATASVKLACGDEVTAEAANGNGPVDAIYRAINRVTGYDVELVKYDLTAKGQGENALGQVDIVVNHNGRRFHGVGLATDIVESSAKAMVHVLNNIWRAAEVEKELQRKAQNKENNKETV; this is translated from the coding sequence ATGAGCCAGCAAGTCATTATTTTCGATACAACTTTACGTGACGGTGAACAGGCATTGCAGGCGAGCCTGAGTGTGAAAGAAAAGCTGCAAATTGCGCTGGCTCTCGAACGTATGGGGGTCGACGTGATGGAGGTAGGCTTCCCTGTCTCTTCTCCGGGTGATTTTGAATCGGTACAGACCATTGCGCGTACCATTAAAAACAGCCGCGTCTGCGCCCTGGCACGCTGCGTTGAGAAAGATATCGACGTTGCTGCCGAGTCGCTGAAAGTTGCAGAAGCCTTCCGTATTCATACCTTTATTGCCACGTCGCCAATGCACATTGCGACCAAGTTGCGCAGCACGCTGGATGAGGTTATTGAACGCGCAATTTACATGGTCAAACGTGCGCGTAACTACACAGATGACGTTGAGTTCTCCTGTGAAGATGCTGGCCGTACACCCATTGACGATCTGGCGCGCGTAGTTGAAGCCGCGATCAATGCCGGTGCCAAAACTATCAATATCCCGGACACCGTCGGCTACACCATGCCGTTTGAATTCTCCAACATTATTACCGGCCTGTATGAGCGTGTGCCAAACATTGATAAAGCAATTATCTCCGTTCACACCCATGACGATCTGGGCCTGGCCGTCGGTAACGCCATTGCCGCCGTCCACGCCGGGGCGCGTCAGGTAGAAGGCGCAATGAACGGCATCGGTGAACGTGCGGGTAACTGTGCGCTGGAAGAAGTGATCATGGCGATCAAGGTGCGCAAAGACATCATGAACGTACACACCCGCATCAATCACAATGAAATCTGGCGCACCAGCCAGACTGTCAGCCAGATTTGCAACATGCCAGTTCCTGCTAACAAAGCCATTGTCGGCACTGGCGCATTCGCACACTCCTCGGGTATCCACCAGGACGGGGTGCTGAAAAACCGCGAAAACTACGAAATCATGACCCCGGAATCTATCGGCCTGAACCAGGTTCAGCTGAACCTGACCTCCCGCTCCGGCCGTGCCGCGGTGAAACACCGTATGGAAGAGATGGGTTATAAGGACAGCGACTACAACATGGATCAGCTGTATGACGCCTTCCTGAAATTGGCCGACAAAAAAGGCCAGGTGTTTGATTACGATCTGGAAGCCCTGGCTTTCATCAACAAACAGCAGGAAGAGCCAGAGCACTTCCGTCTGGATTACTTCAGCGTGCAGTCCGGCTCCAGCGATATCGCTACCGCGTCGGTCAAACTGGCCTGCGGCGACGAAGTTACAGCCGAAGCGGCCAACGGTAATGGCCCAGTCGACGCCATCTACCGGGCGATTAACCGCGTCACAGGGTACGACGTGGAACTGGTCAAATATGATCTGACGGCTAAAGGTCAGGGGGAAAATGCCCTGGGTCAGGTGGATATCGTCGTCAACCACAATGGTCGCCGCTTCCACGGCGTGGGTCTCGCAACCGACATCGTTGAATCGTCCGCAAAAGCGATGGTGCACGTCCTGAACAATATCTGGCGCGCCGCCGAAGTCGAAAAAGAGTTGCAACGCAAAGCTCAGAATAAAGAGAACAACAAGGAAACCGTGTAA
- a CDS encoding transcriptional regulator LeuO, with amino-acid sequence MPENNIKQIQVADGIKPQLRTVDLNLLTVFDAVMQEQNITRAAQSLGMSQPAVSNAVSRLKVMFNDELFVRYGRGIQPTARAFQLFGSIRQALQLVQNELPGSGFEPVSSERVFHLCVCSPLDNYLTSIIYNKVEEIAPNIHLVFKSSLNQNTEHQLRYQETEFVLGYEEFRRPEFSCVPLFKDEMVLVASKKHPRLNSPLRENDVYNEQHAVVALDRYASFSLPWYDSPDKQASVAYQGMAMVSVLNVVSQTQLVAIAPRWLADEFSEQLDLQVLPLPLKLNSRTCYLSWHEAAGRDKGHQWMEELLISVCRR; translated from the coding sequence ATGCCAGAAAATAATATTAAACAAATCCAGGTTGCTGATGGGATTAAACCGCAATTACGTACTGTGGATCTTAATCTGTTAACCGTATTTGATGCGGTTATGCAGGAGCAGAATATTACGCGAGCAGCCCAGTCGCTGGGGATGTCCCAGCCCGCCGTCAGTAATGCTGTATCCAGGCTTAAGGTCATGTTTAATGACGAATTGTTCGTGCGTTATGGTCGAGGGATCCAGCCTACTGCGCGTGCATTTCAGCTCTTCGGTTCTATCCGTCAGGCGCTGCAATTAGTTCAGAATGAACTGCCGGGGTCGGGTTTTGAACCTGTCAGCAGTGAGCGCGTATTCCATCTTTGTGTCTGTAGTCCGTTAGATAACTATTTGACATCCATTATTTACAATAAAGTTGAAGAGATCGCACCAAATATTCACCTGGTTTTTAAATCATCACTAAATCAAAACACAGAGCATCAGCTGCGTTACCAGGAAACAGAGTTCGTTCTGGGATATGAAGAGTTCCGTCGCCCGGAATTTTCCTGTGTACCGCTGTTTAAAGATGAAATGGTGCTGGTTGCCAGTAAAAAACATCCCCGACTGAATTCTCCGCTGCGGGAAAATGACGTTTATAACGAGCAACATGCTGTTGTTGCGCTCGACAGATATGCCTCATTTAGCCTGCCGTGGTATGACTCTCCTGATAAACAGGCAAGCGTTGCCTATCAGGGAATGGCAATGGTCAGCGTATTAAATGTCGTTTCACAAACGCAGCTGGTGGCTATTGCACCTCGTTGGCTGGCGGACGAGTTTTCTGAGCAGTTAGACCTGCAAGTTCTGCCATTGCCGCTGAAGCTGAATAGCCGTACCTGTTATCTCTCCTGGCATGAAGCGGCAGGTCGGGATAAAGGGCATCAATGGATGGAGGAGCTGCTTATTAGCGTCTGTCGTCGATAA
- a CDS encoding acetolactate synthase, with the protein MEMLSGAEMVVRSLIDQGVKQVFGYPGGAVLDIYDALHTVGGIDHVLVRHEQAAVHMADGLARATGEVGVVLVTSGPGATNAITGIATAYMDSIPLVILSGQVATSLIGYDAFQECDMVGISRPVVKHSFLVKQTEDIPGVLKKAFWLAASGRPGPVVVDLPKDILNPANKLPYVWPESVSMRSYNPTTQGHKGQIKRALQTLLAAKKPVVYVGGGAVNSACEEQLRTLVETLNLPVASSLMGLGAFPATHRQALGMLGMHGTYEANMTMHNSDVIFAVGVRFDDRTTNNLAKYCPNATVLHIDIDPTSISKTVPADVPIVGDARQVLDQMLDLLTQETVSQPLDEIRDWWQQIEQWRARQCLKYDTQSEHIKPQAVIEAIWRLTKGEAYVTSDVGQHQMFAALYYPFDKPRHWINSGGLGTMGFGLPAALGVKLALPNETVVCVTGDGSIQMNIQELSTALQYELPVLVLNLNNGYLGMVKQWQDMIYSGRHSQSYMTSLPDFVRLAEAYGHVGMRVTDPAELETKLGEALEHVKNNRLVFMDVIVDGTEHVYPMHIRGGGMDEMWLSKTERT; encoded by the coding sequence ATGGAGATGTTGTCTGGCGCGGAAATGGTCGTTCGATCGCTTATTGACCAGGGCGTGAAGCAGGTGTTCGGCTACCCGGGAGGCGCAGTCCTCGATATTTATGATGCGCTGCATACGGTAGGCGGTATCGACCATGTTCTGGTACGCCACGAGCAGGCGGCGGTACATATGGCGGACGGGCTGGCCCGTGCAACGGGGGAAGTGGGCGTGGTGTTAGTCACGTCTGGCCCCGGGGCGACAAACGCCATTACCGGGATTGCTACAGCGTATATGGACTCTATCCCGCTGGTCATTCTCTCCGGGCAGGTGGCGACTTCGCTGATCGGCTATGATGCGTTCCAGGAGTGCGACATGGTGGGGATCTCGCGCCCCGTTGTTAAGCACAGCTTCCTGGTTAAACAAACCGAAGATATTCCAGGTGTACTGAAAAAAGCCTTCTGGCTGGCGGCTAGTGGGCGTCCTGGCCCGGTTGTCGTCGATCTGCCGAAAGATATTCTGAACCCGGCGAACAAGCTGCCTTATGTCTGGCCGGAATCGGTGAGCATGCGTTCTTACAATCCTACGACGCAGGGACACAAAGGTCAGATCAAGCGTGCGTTGCAAACGCTGCTGGCGGCCAAAAAACCGGTAGTCTACGTCGGGGGCGGTGCTGTTAACTCAGCCTGTGAAGAACAGCTACGCACGCTGGTCGAGACGTTAAATTTGCCGGTGGCGTCATCGTTGATGGGACTGGGGGCATTCCCGGCCACGCACCGTCAGGCGCTGGGTATGCTGGGCATGCACGGTACCTATGAAGCCAACATGACGATGCACAATTCTGATGTGATCTTTGCCGTTGGTGTGCGCTTTGACGATCGTACCACCAACAACCTGGCAAAATATTGCCCGAACGCCACCGTGCTGCACATTGATATCGATCCAACGTCTATCTCAAAAACAGTGCCGGCCGATGTGCCGATCGTGGGGGATGCCCGTCAGGTGCTGGACCAGATGCTGGATCTGCTGACACAGGAAACCGTCTCTCAGCCGCTGGATGAGATCCGCGACTGGTGGCAGCAAATTGAGCAGTGGCGCGCACGTCAGTGCCTGAAGTACGACACCCAAAGCGAGCATATTAAGCCGCAGGCGGTCATCGAAGCGATCTGGCGTCTGACGAAAGGCGAGGCGTATGTGACGTCAGACGTTGGTCAGCATCAGATGTTTGCTGCCCTTTATTACCCGTTTGATAAACCGCGCCACTGGATCAACTCGGGTGGTTTAGGCACGATGGGCTTTGGCCTGCCTGCTGCGCTGGGCGTGAAGCTGGCTCTGCCAAATGAAACCGTCGTCTGCGTGACGGGGGATGGCAGTATCCAGATGAACATTCAGGAGTTGTCTACCGCGCTGCAATATGAACTACCGGTACTGGTGCTGAACCTGAATAACGGCTACCTCGGTATGGTGAAGCAGTGGCAGGATATGATCTACTCTGGTCGTCATTCTCAGTCGTACATGACGTCACTACCTGATTTCGTTCGTCTGGCTGAGGCATATGGTCATGTTGGCATGCGGGTGACCGATCCGGCAGAGCTGGAAACGAAGCTCGGTGAAGCGCTTGAGCACGTTAAAAACAACCGCCTCGTATTCATGGATGTCATCGTCGATGGCACAGAACACGTTTATCCGATGCATATTCGCGGTGGTGGTATGGACGAAATGTGGTTAAGCAAAACGGAGAGAACCTGA
- a CDS encoding acetolactate synthase small subunit, with protein sequence MRRILSVLLENESGALSRVIGLFAQRGYNIESLTVAPTDDPTLSRMTIQTVGDAKVLEQIEKQLHKLVDVLRVSELGQGAYVEREVMLVKIQATGYGREEVKRNTDIFRGQIIDVTPSIYTVQLAGTSDKLDAFLASVRDVAKIVEVARSGIVGLSRGDKIMR encoded by the coding sequence ATGCGCCGGATATTATCGGTATTACTGGAAAACGAGTCTGGTGCACTGTCACGCGTCATCGGGCTTTTCGCACAGCGTGGCTACAACATCGAAAGCCTGACCGTTGCACCGACGGACGATCCGACGCTGTCACGCATGACAATTCAGACCGTCGGCGACGCCAAAGTGCTTGAGCAGATCGAGAAACAGCTGCACAAGCTGGTTGATGTGTTGCGCGTGAGCGAGCTGGGGCAGGGCGCTTATGTTGAGCGTGAAGTCATGCTGGTGAAAATTCAGGCCACTGGCTATGGGCGTGAAGAGGTCAAACGCAATACGGATATCTTCCGTGGGCAAATTATTGACGTGACGCCTTCTATATATACGGTTCAGTTGGCTGGAACGAGTGATAAGCTGGATGCCTTCCTGGCATCCGTGCGGGATGTAGCAAAAATTGTTGAGGTTGCGCGCTCTGGTATTGTTGGCCTGTCGCGCGGCGATAAAATCATGCGTTAG
- a CDS encoding DNA-binding transcriptional regulator FruR produces MKLDEIARLAGVSRTTASYVINGKAKQYRVSDKTVEKVMAVVREHNYHPNAVAAGLRAGRTRSIGLVIPDLENTSYTRIANYLERQARQRGYQLLIACSEDQPDNEMRCIEHLLQRQVDAIIVSTSLPPEHPFYQRWANDPFPIVALDRALDREHFTSVVGADQDDAEMLAAELRTFPAETVLYLGALPELSVSFLREQGFRTAWKDDPREVHYLYANSYEREAAAQLFEKWLETHPMPQALFTTSFALLQGVMDVTLRREGKLPSDLAIATFGDNELLDFLQCPVLAVAQRHRDVAERVLEIVLASLDEPRKPKPGLTRIKRNLYRRGILSRH; encoded by the coding sequence GTGAAACTGGATGAAATCGCCCGGCTAGCCGGCGTGTCACGAACCACAGCCAGCTATGTGATTAACGGTAAAGCAAAGCAGTACCGTGTCAGCGATAAGACCGTTGAAAAAGTCATGGCGGTGGTTCGTGAGCATAACTACCATCCGAATGCTGTCGCAGCTGGCTTACGCGCCGGACGCACCCGCTCTATTGGCCTGGTGATCCCCGATCTGGAAAACACCAGCTATACCCGTATCGCTAATTATCTTGAACGTCAGGCTCGCCAGCGTGGCTATCAGTTACTGATTGCCTGTTCGGAAGACCAGCCCGATAACGAAATGCGCTGCATTGAGCACCTGCTTCAGCGTCAGGTGGATGCCATCATCGTTTCAACCTCTTTACCACCAGAGCACCCGTTCTATCAGCGCTGGGCGAACGACCCGTTCCCTATCGTTGCACTGGACCGCGCTCTGGACAGGGAGCATTTCACCAGCGTTGTCGGTGCCGATCAGGACGATGCAGAGATGCTGGCTGCGGAGCTGAGAACCTTCCCGGCAGAAACCGTTCTGTATCTTGGCGCGTTGCCTGAGCTTTCCGTAAGCTTCCTGCGTGAACAAGGGTTCAGGACTGCCTGGAAAGATGATCCGCGTGAGGTTCACTATTTGTATGCCAACAGCTATGAGCGTGAAGCGGCCGCGCAGCTGTTCGAGAAATGGCTGGAAACGCATCCGATGCCGCAGGCTCTGTTCACGACCTCATTTGCCCTGCTGCAGGGGGTGATGGATGTGACACTGCGCCGGGAAGGGAAGCTGCCATCCGATTTGGCCATTGCAACCTTCGGAGATAATGAGCTGCTCGACTTCCTGCAGTGCCCGGTACTGGCAGTGGCCCAGCGTCATCGTGACGTGGCCGAGCGCGTGCTGGAGATCGTTCTGGCAAGCCTTGATGAGCCACGGAAACCCAAGCCGGGTCTGACGCGTATCAAACGTAATCTCTACCGTCGCGGAATTTTGAGCCGCCATTAA
- the mraZ gene encoding transcriptional regulator MraZ, giving the protein MWVKVVRRGEAGMFRGATLVNLDSKGRLSVPTRYRDQLIENASGQMVCTIDINSPCLLLYPLPEWEIIEQKLSRLSSMNPQERRVQRLLLGHASECQMDSAGRLLIAPVLRQHAGLTKEVMLVGQFNKFELWDETTWYQQVKEDIDAEQSDSATLSERLQDLSL; this is encoded by the coding sequence TTGTGGGTTAAAGTGGTGAGGAGGGGTGAGGCTGGCATGTTCCGTGGAGCAACGTTAGTCAATCTCGACAGCAAAGGGCGTTTATCGGTTCCAACACGATACCGCGACCAGCTGATTGAGAACGCTTCAGGTCAAATGGTGTGCACCATTGACATCAACTCCCCCTGCCTGCTGCTTTACCCCCTGCCTGAATGGGAAATTATTGAGCAAAAGCTGTCGCGACTGTCGAGCATGAACCCGCAGGAACGCCGTGTACAACGGTTGTTGTTGGGGCATGCCAGTGAGTGTCAGATGGATAGCGCAGGGCGATTACTGATTGCGCCTGTGTTGCGGCAACATGCCGGTCTGACCAAAGAAGTGATGCTGGTCGGGCAGTTCAACAAGTTTGAACTGTGGGATGAAACGACCTGGTATCAACAGGTCAAGGAAGATATCGACGCTGAGCAGTCTGATTCCGCGACATTATCGGAACGGCTGCAGGACTTGTCTCTATAA
- the rsmH gene encoding ribosomal RNA small subunit methyltransferase H has translation MMENYKHTTVLLDEAVNGLNIRPDGIYIDGTFGRGGHSRLILSQLGAEGRLLAIDRDPQAIAVAQTIDDPRFSIVHGPFSALADYVAERGLTGKIDGILLDLGVSSPQLDDAERGFSFMRDGPLDMRMDPTRGQSAAEWLQTADEADIAWVIKTFGEERFGKRIARAIVERNRVEPMTRTKELAEVIAAATPVKDKHKHPATRTFQAVRIWVNSELEEIELALKSSLDVLAPGGRLSIISFHSLEDRIVKRFMREQSRGPQVPAGLPMTEEQLRKLGGRQLRALGKLMPGEEEVAENPRARSSVLRVAERTNA, from the coding sequence ATGATGGAAAATTATAAACATACAACGGTGTTGCTGGATGAGGCCGTTAACGGCCTGAATATTCGTCCGGACGGCATCTACATTGATGGCACTTTTGGTCGCGGTGGTCACTCGCGTTTAATCCTCTCCCAGCTTGGAGCGGAAGGACGTCTGCTGGCAATCGATCGCGATCCGCAGGCGATTGCCGTTGCACAAACCATCGATGACCCACGTTTTTCCATCGTGCATGGACCTTTCTCTGCGCTCGCAGACTATGTTGCTGAGCGCGGCCTGACGGGCAAGATCGACGGAATTCTTCTCGATCTTGGCGTCTCTTCACCACAGCTTGATGACGCTGAACGCGGCTTCTCCTTTATGCGTGATGGTCCGCTGGACATGCGTATGGATCCTACCCGCGGTCAGTCTGCCGCAGAGTGGTTACAAACGGCGGATGAAGCGGATATTGCCTGGGTGATCAAAACCTTCGGCGAGGAACGTTTTGGCAAACGTATTGCGCGTGCCATCGTTGAGCGTAACCGCGTTGAGCCAATGACCCGTACCAAAGAGCTGGCCGAGGTCATTGCCGCTGCAACACCGGTGAAGGATAAACACAAACATCCCGCGACCCGTACCTTCCAGGCGGTTCGCATCTGGGTAAACAGTGAACTGGAGGAAATAGAGCTGGCGCTAAAAAGCTCGCTCGACGTGCTGGCCCCGGGTGGGCGGTTATCCATCATCAGCTTCCATTCACTGGAAGACCGCATTGTGAAACGCTTCATGCGTGAACAAAGCCGCGGTCCACAGGTTCCTGCGGGGCTGCCGATGACGGAAGAACAACTCAGGAAACTGGGTGGCCGTCAGTTGCGAGCATTAGGCAAGTTGATGCCGGGCGAAGAAGAGGTGGCAGAGAATCCACGTGCCCGTAGTTCAGTGCTGCGTGTAGCAGAGAGGACGAACGCATGA